In Streptomyces sp. Li-HN-5-11, the sequence GGCCACCGAGTTCCGCGTCGCCTTCTGCGGGTTCGCCCCCGGTTTCGGCTACCTCACCGGCCTGCCCGCCCGCTACCACGTGCCGCGCCGGGACACTCCGCGCACGGCCGTCCCGGCGGGTTCGGTGGCGCTGGCCGGTGCCTACACCGGGGTGTACCCGCGCTCCTCGCCCGGCGGCTGGCAGCTGATCGGCACGACGGACGCGGTGCTGTGGGACCACGCGCGCGTACCGGCCGCGCTGCTCTCGCCGGGCACGCGCGTGCGCTTCGTTCCGGTGGCCCCGGGACCGGCCGGGGCGGTGGGCTCCGCACCGGCGGGACCGGCAGCACGGGCGGGAGCGGCATGACGGACCGCGCACTCGTCGTCGTACGCGCGGGGGCCCTCACCACCGTGCAGGACGAGGGCCGCCCCGGGCACGCCCACCTCGGCGTGCCCCGTTCCGGCGCGCTCGACGCACCGGCCGCGGCGCTCGTCAACCGGCTGGTCGGCAACACGGCCGCGTCGGCCGTCCTGGAGACCACGCTCAACGGATGCGCCGTGCGGCCTCGTTCGGCGGTCACCGTGGCGGTCGGCGGCGCGCCCTGCCCCGTCTCGGTGAACGGCCGGCCGGCCGCCTGGGGAGCGCCGGTGCGGGTTCCGGCGGGGGCGCTGCTCGACGTGGGTGCGACCGTCGCCGGGGTACGCAGCTACATCGCCGTCTCCGGCGGCATCGCGGTGGAGCCAGTCCTCGGCAGCCGTTCCACCGACCTGCTGTCCGGGCTGGGCCCCGCCCCGCTCGCCGACGGCGCGGTCCTTCCCCTGGGGCAGCCGATCGCCGTCCACGCGCGCGTGGACGGCGCCCCCCAGCCACGTCCCCCCGCCGAGTTGGTCCTTCGCGTGACTCTCGGGCCCCGTGACGACTGGTTCACTCCGGAGACCGTCCGGGTCTTCACCTCGCGCGCGTACCGCGTGTCGTCGGCGAGCAACCGCATCGGCCTGCGCACCGAGGGACCCGCCCTGGAGCGGGCCGTGCCGGGCGAACTCCCCAGCGAGGGCATGGTGCTGGGCGCGGTCCAGGTCCCGCCCGACGGTCGGCCGGTGGTGTTCCTCGCCGACCACCCGACCACCGGTGGCTACCCGGTGATCGGGGTGGTGCGCACCACCGACCTCGCGTCCGCCGCACAGGCGGTACCGGGAACTGCAGTCCGCTTCGTGGCGGTACGGCGCCGCTGAGGTTCCGCCACCGACAGTGCCGCCAGGGCCGCGGACGCGGCGGCGGCCGCCCGGAGGTCCAGGCGGGCGCTGGTACCGCGGGCGCGGTGGCGGATCTCGTCGGCCGCGAGGGTGAGCAGTTGGGGCAGCAGGTCGGTGCAGCGGCGGGCCACCCAGCCGGTGCCCGCCGTGGCCAGCCACCACAGACCGGCCGACCTGGTGGGCGCGGGGAACTCCGGCCCGGGCGAGGGCGCGGGTCCTGTCGCCAGGCCCTCCTCGGCGAGCAGCGCGTGGAAACGGACGGCCAGTTGACGGTGGCCGCGCTCCCCGGGGTGCAGCCGGTCCGCGCTCCACATGGCCCGGTCGGTCAGCCACGCGTCCTCGTCGGCGTGCAGGTGCACCGCCCCGTACCGGTCGGACAGCGCGTGGACCACCGTGTTGACCGCGCGCTGCCGCCGGGCGAGCGGACGGGCCAGCGCGCCCGGCAGGCCGAGCATCGCCCCGGGGTCGGGCAGGCAGGCCGTCATCAGGACCGCGCCCTGGCCGGTGAAGGCCGCGTAGACATGGTCGAGCCGGGCTGCCACGGCGTGGATGTCGAAGGTGCAACGGAGGGTGTCGTTGACACCGACGACGACGGACACGAGGTCCGGGCGCAGTTCCAGGCCGGCCGGGGTCTGGCGCTCCAGCACGTCCCGGGTCTGCGCACCGCTGACCGCGAGGTTGCTGAACTCCACGGCCGCGAGGTCCTCCGCCAGCCCGCCGGCCAGCAGCGCGGCCCAGCCGCGCCAGTGGCCGTCCACGGGGTCGCCCACGCCCTCGGTCAGCGAGTCGCCGAGGGCGGCGAAGCGGACGGGTCTCATGCCACGCCCTCCGGCACGGAGCGCACGACGCGGCCGGAGGGCACCGGGGCGTCGTGTGCGGCGAGGAACGCCGCCACGGAGGTGCTCCAGCCGAAGCACTCGGCACGCGCGCGTGCCGCCTCGCGCCGCATCCGCTCCGGCCGTTCGAGCAGCTCCGACACGGCGTCGGCGAAGGCCTCCCCGCGGTCCGCGGCGGTAGCCCCTGCGGAGCCGATCACCTCCGGCAGCGCGGAGGAGGCGCTCGCCGCCACGGGCGTGCCGCAGGCCATGGCCTCCAGCGCGGCGAGCCCGAACGTCTCGGCGGGACCGGGGGCCAGACACACGTCGGCGCCGGCCTGGAGGGCGCCCAGGAGGCCTCGGTCGCGGACATGTCCCAGGAAGGTGACCGGCAGCCTCCGGTCGCGGGCCCGCTGTTCCAGCCGGGACCGCAGCGGGCCGTCTCCGGCCACGACCAGCACCGCCCGCCGTCCGCGCCGCAGCAGCGCCTCCAGCGCGTCCAGCGCGTGGCCGGGCCGCTTCTCCACGGACAGCCGGGAGCACATGACCAGCAATGCCTCGTCCGCGCGCGCGTACCGGGTGCGCAGCCCCGGATCCCGCAGCGCCGGGTGCCGTTCCACGAGGTCGACGCCGAGCGGAGCGCGGACGACGTTGCGCGCGCCGATCCTCACGAACTCCCGCTCGGCGAACTCGGTGGTGCACACGACCCGCGCGTAGGTGTGCGCGGTGCGGACGTTGAGGGCGTCGGCGGCACGCCGGGACAGGTTCTCCGGCAGGCCCCAGGTGCGCAGCACGCCGTCGGCGGTCTCGTGGGACACCATCACGGCGGGGACCCGGGCCCGCCTGGCCCACCGGCCGGTCCACCGCAGCGTCGTGCGGTCGGAGACCTCCAGGCGGTCGGGGGCCAGCTCCTCCAGGAGGGCGGCCACGCGCCGCTTGTCGGTGAGGACCCGGTAGCCGCCGGTACCGGGCAGCAGCGGTCCGGGCAGGGTGATGACGCGACCCTGCTCGGTCTGCCGGTCCGTGTGGCGGTCGGCCGGGACGATCAGCACGGGTTCGTGGCCGGCCGCCTTGAAGCCCTTGCCGAGCTCTCGCAGGGCGGTGCGCAGGCCGCCGGAGGCGGGGGCGACGAAGTTCGCCAGCCGCACGATCGTGAGCGGTCCGGTCCTCATGCCGCCACCGCCGTCCGGCGCGCGGCGAGCACGTCCTCGTAGTGCCCGAGGAGCTGGTCGCCGACCGCGGCCCAGGTGCGCCCCTCGACGGTGGCGCGCCCGGCCGCCCCGAACGCGGCCCGCATCGCGGGATCCGCGGCCAGCGACCACACGGCGTCGCGTACCGCGGCGGCGTCGCGCGGCGGCACCAGCAGCCCGGTGCGTCCGTGATCGACGAGGTCGAGCGGGCCGCCTGCGGCGGGCGCGACGACGGGCAGCCCGCTGGCCATGGCCTCCTGAACGGTCTGGCAGAAGGTCTCGAAGGGGCCCGTGTGCACGAAGACGTCCAGCGAGGCGAAGATCCGGCCGAGTTCGCCGCCGGTGCGGCGGCCCATGAAGACCGCGCCCGGCAGCGCTCCGGTCAGGTGGTCCTGGCTGGGGCCGTCGCCCACGACGACGACCCGTACGCCCTCCAGGCCGCAGACGCCGGCCAGGAGTTCGACCTGCTTCTCCGGGGCGAGCCGGCCGACGTAGCCGACGATCAGCTCTCCGTTGGGGGCGAGTTCGCGGCGCAGTGCCTCGTCGCGCCGGTCGGGGCGGAAGCGGACGGTGTCCACGCCGCGTGGCCACAGCCTGACCCGGGGCACGCCGTGCGCCTCCAGGTCCTGCAGGGCCGCGGTGGAGGGGGCGAGGGTGCGGTCGGCGGCGGCGTGCACGGAGCGGATGCGCCGCCAGGCAGCCGCCTCGCCCGCTCCCATGTAGGTGCGGGCGTATCCGGCCAGGTCGGTCTGGTAGACGGCGACGGCGGGGATGCCGAGCCGGGCGGCGGCGGCCATGCCGCGGACGCCGAGGACGAACGGGCCGGCGAGGTGGACCAGGTCGGCGCGGTGCTCGGTGAGGGCCGCGGCGATGCGCCGGCTGGGGAGGGCGACGCGGACCTGGGGGTAGCCGGGGAGCGGGAGGGAGGGGACACGGACGACGGGGCACGGCGCCTCGAGGACGTCGGCCCGGACACCGGGCGCGGTGGCCGGCGCGAGGACGAGCGGGAGGTGACCGCGATCTACGAGGTGCCGGGCGGTCTGGAGCGCGCAGTGGGCCACGCCGTTCACATCGGGGGGAAAGGATTCGGTCACGATGACGACACGCATACCTGTGTTGTCGCCGTGCCGGACGTGGCCGCGTCAACGTGGATCTTTCCGGACGAGGAACGCCCCATGAGCGTTGGGCTCCACGGCCGGGCAGGTCAGTCCCTGTCCATGCGCTCCTGTCTCCCGGGTCACCGGACGTTCACGCGGGTTCACGCTTGTTCACGCGGTCGGCGCATCAGGTCCGATCCGGCTGCGTACGGCTGTCTGGACCTCGGCCTCCTCGGCCGGGTCGGCGGCCAGCCGGCGCAGTTGCTCGACAACTCGGGTGTCGCCCGTCTCGGCGTGTCGCGCGGCGAGTTCGCGGGTGGTCTCCTCGCAGTCCCACAGGCATTCGACGGCGAATCCCGTGGCGAAGGAGGGATCGGTGGCGGCGAGGGCGCGGGCGGCCCGGCCGCGCAGATGGGAGGAGGCCGTCTCCCGGTAGATGTGGCGCAGCACGGGTGCGGCGCAGGTGATGCCGAGCCTCCCAGTGCCGTCGACGAGGGTCCACAGGGTGGGTGCGTCGGGTCCCTCGCCGCGGACGGCCTCTCTCAGGGCGGCGAGGACGAGGTCGCGGTCCCGGGTGCCGCCGCGGCAGGCGAGCGTCCGTCCCGCGGCGGCGCCCAGCGGATCGGGCCGGTGGGCCCACGTCCGCGCCCGCTCCACGGCGGCGACACTGCGCATACGTTCGAAGGCGTCGACGGCTGCCTCCACCACGACGGCCGAGCCGTCGGACACCGCCGACTCGATCAGGTCGAGGGCGTCGGGATCGTTGCTGTCGGCGAGATAGCGCAGTGCCGTGCAACGTGCTCCGTCGGTGCCGTGCCGGGCAGCCTGGACGATCTCGGGCCGGTCCTCGGTTCCCGCGACGGCGCCGAGACAGCGGGCGGCCGGGACGTGCAGGGCGGCACCGCGCTCGACGCCCTGCTGGGCCCACTCGAACACGGCTCGCACGCTCCAGCCGGGGCGGGGCCCGGAGGGGCTCAGCTGCCGTTGCCAGCGGTCGAAGCAGCCGGCTTCGTGGGCGGCACGCACGCGCGTGGCGATCGACTCGCGCGGGTCCTCGGCCCACAGCCGCCAGGGCCGGGGCTCGAAGGCGTCGCGCACCGCGGCGGCCAGGCCGGCCTCGCCCTCGGCGTCGGTGGAGAAGCGCGCGAGGACGGGCACGGCAAGCGCACGCAGGCCCGCGTCGTCGTCCCTGAGCGCCAGCTCGTCGAGCGCCCAGGCCCAGTTCGAGCCGGAGGCGGCGTACCTGCGCAGCAGGGCGAGCGCGTCCCGCCTGCCGTACGAGGCGAGGTGCCCGAGGACGGCCAGGGCGAGCCCGGTGCGCGACTCGTCGGTGTCGAGGGCGTCCTCGGGGTCGAAGAGGTGCGCCTCGATCGCGTCCAGCTCGCCGCTCAGGTCGAGGAAGAGCCGGGCGTAGTAGAGGGAGCGGTTCTCCACCTGCCAGTCGTGGCGGGGGTCGTGCAGCACACACTGGTTCAGTGCCGCCAGCGCTTCCGCGCGCGGGGCGGTGAGCGCGTGCAGCGTGCCGTCGCCGCGGCCCCGCTGGAGCAGGCCGAGCAGCGTACCGCTGGGCGCTATGACCGGATCGAACATGGGAAACAGCCTCACATCAAGCGTCGACGCAACCGGGAAAGTGCATTACCTGGCCGCGTGACGACACGTCGGGGCGCCCGCCGTTTCCTGCTTGCTGCAAGCCATCTTCCTCTGCCTCTCGTCGGTGGCCCATGCGGACCGCGTCACGGCCCGCGCGGTGCGGCAGCACCTGCCCGGCCATCGCGTCCGTGAATCACGACGTCATGATGACCCCGGCCTGTGAGCTGCCGCGACCGAAATTTCCGGCGGCCTCTTACCGCCTCCCCCGTTTTTCGTGTCCTGCCTGGTCAAAAGGGGCCGATACGGCTGATCCCGGCCCCGGGGCTCAACGCTCGCCGAAGAGCTCCAGCAGCTCCGTCCTGCGGAACATCCGGGCCGTGTCGACGGCCGACGGCGTACCGGCGGACGGATCCGCACCGCCCTCCATGAGGGCCTTGATCACTTCCTGCTCACCCTTGAAGACCGCCCCTGCGAGGGGCGTCTGCCCCCGGTCGTTGACGCGGTCGGCGTCGGCACCCCGGGTCAGCAGGGCACGGACCGCGTCGGCGTGACCGTGGTAGGCGGCGAGCATCACGAGACAGTCGCCGCGGTCGTTGGTGAGATCGGCCGGGACGCCCGCGTCGACGTACGCCACGAGCGCCTCGGTCCGCCCCTGCCGGGCCAGATCGAAGATCTTGGTCGCGAGCTCCACGACCTCGGGGTCGGGGGCTTCACTCATCGGCCGGACCGCCTCTCACTGCGAGCGCTGGGACTGCTTCGGGACTGCCTGGGACTGCTCGGGGACTGCCTGGGGACTGCGGGGAGCAGGCCGTACGGCGTCGAGCCGGGCTCGACCGTACGGGTGAAACGAAAGGGTACTGGCTCATGCGGCACATGCCCCGATCCGCCCGAGGTAAAGATCACCACAGAAACATCCGCCGCGCACCGCGTGGCTCACAGGGTCCGTTCGACTCCACCAGCCGAAGGAAATCGAACGGAATTCACCCATTTGCACCTTTTGTCATATGGATACATGCTGTGATGCTGGAAGAACTGAGGGTGACTGTCCCCCATCGACACCAGGAGACCCCCCATGATCCTCTCCATCTCAGGCGTCGTCCTGTTCGGCATCATCGTCTTCGTGTTCTTCCGCAAGGACGGACTGAAGCCCTCGCACGCGTGCGTGTCGGTGATGTTCGGCTTCTACCTCGCGAGCACGGCGATCGCCCCGAGCATCAAAGCCGGCGGCGAGAGCCTGGCGAGCCTCCTCGGTGGAATGAGGTTCTGACGCCGCCCTCCCCGAGGACTCCGGCAAGCTCCGTCCAGGGGGTGCCCCCACCCCCCGTACGCACCTCCAGGAGGCAGCAGTGGCCCGGCGGCCCCTCCCCCGCATTCTCAGCACAGGCGGCGCGCAGCTCGCCCGCAGCCGGGAGCTGGCCCGGACGGCGGCCGACAGCGCCACCGACGTCCTCCACCCGCTGATCACCATCACCCGCGGCCTGCGCCGGCTGGCCTCGGCCGGACGGCGCAAGTGGGCCGACACGCCAAAAGACCGGCGCGGGCCGCTGCTGTTCCTGGTGGCCTCGCTGATCCTGGTCGTGGCGCTGGTGCCGTACGGTCCGCTGCTCGCCGCCGTCACGGTGATGGCGGCGGCGGCCTGGCAGGGCCGCGACCGCGCCCCGGCGAAGCCCGAGGGTCCCGACGAGTCGCGCACGCAGCGCCTGGTGTCGCTGTACGAGGCCCTGGTCCCGTACTTCTCGACCGCCGACGACCCGGCGCCGCTGTACTCCCACGGCGGCGCGTGGGAGAAGGCTTTTCCCGCCCACGAGTTCGACGACTCCGGCCGCGTCTCGCACCTGCTGATCCGCTACCCCGCGTACTTCACCGACGGCGAGCCCGAGTCCCGCGCGCGGATCGAGCACCTGCTGACCGCGAAGGCCGGCCGCGGCCGCGAGTACCTCTTCGTCTGGGACGAGGAGGGCAACCAGCTCACGGTCACCGCCCTGGCCCCGCTGCCCACGGACATCGCGGCCCAGCGCTTCGTCACCGCTGAGGGCGAGACCGTGCTCGGCTTCACCGATCCGAGCGAGGTCCAGCGCACGCTTCCCCTCACCTACGGCGAGGTACGGCGCGACGTCCCGCCGGTCGTCTGGCGCACGGGCCTGCGCTCCACCGCGCCCCACCTGCTGGCCCTGGGCCAGCCGGGCAGCGGCACCTCGACACTGCTGCGCTCCCTCGCGCTCCAGGCCCTCCAGCACGGCGACGTGCTGATCGTCGACGGCGGCTGCACCGGCGAATACGCCTGCCTGACCGGCCGGGACGGGGTCCTCGCCGTCGAGTGCGGGCTCGCCGGGGTGCTGGCGAGCCTGGAGTGGGCGTCCACCGAGACCGAGCGCCGGCTGATCGCCGTCAACCGCGCGCGGCAGGCGGGCCACCCGCCGCCGAAGGACACCAGGCGGCCGCTGTGGCTGCTGCTGGACCGGCCCACCGCGTTCACGCACCTGGCCGCGGCGGACGGCCGCAAGGACCCGCAGGCACTGCTCCAGGTGCCCCTGCGGCACGGCCGCGCGGCCGGTGTGACGGTCGTCGTGGCCGACCAGTTCGACAGCGCGGACGCCCTGAGCGACGCGGTGCGGCAGCACACGCGCGCGCGGGTCGTGCTCGGACCGGCGACGGCCGAGCAGCTCAAGGCGGTGCTGGGAGCGCCGCCGCACACCACACCGCTCACCGTCGTCCCGCCCGGGCGCGGCTACGCGCGGCTGGGGACGGGCCCGGTCCACCGGCTGCAGGTGCCGGCCACGCCCGACCCCTACGACGACGCGTCGAGCGAGGCGCATCGGCAGGCGGTACTGGACCTCCTGCCGCCGAAGACGACCCCCGCGGACGGGGAAACGGTGCCGGAACCCGTGGAAGCCGCCGTGGAAGCCGTGACGAAGGCCGCCGTGGCGGAGCCCACCTGAGGGGCCGGCACGCGCCGCCCCCGCGACCGCCGCGACCGGGTGGTCTACGCCACGAACGTCCGCGGCGGCTCGACGCCGGCCGACGCTCCCGTCTCCACCAGCCGGGCCGCCGCCGCCAGCCGGGTCGCCGCCTCCTCCGCCACCGCTCCCCCGACGGTGAACGGCAGCCGGACGTACCCCTCGAAGGCGCCGTCGACACCGAAGCGCGGGCCGGACGGGACCCGTACGCCCACGCGCTCGCCCGCCTCGGCCAGGCGGGAGCCCGACAGCCCGCCCGTGCGCACCCACAGGGTGAGGCCGCCGCGGGGAACCTCGAACTCCCAGTCGGGCAGCTCGCGCCGGACCGCCGCGACCAGGGCGTCCCGGTTGTCGCGGGCCTGACCCCGGCGGATCTCCACGGCCCGCTCCCATCCCCCGGTGCTGAACAGCCAGTTGACGGCCAGCTGTTCCAGTACGGGGGTGCCCAGGTCCGCGTAGGCCCGGGCGGCGACCAGGCTGCGGACCACGTCGGGGGCGGCCCGCACCCAGCCGATGCGCATCCCGGCCCAGAAGGCCTTGCTGGCGGAACCCACGGTGATGACCGTGGATCCCGCGGGGTCGAAGCCGCACACCGGCCGCGGCATCTCCAGGCCGGGTTCGAGGTACAGCTCGCTCATCGTCTCGTCGGCGACGAGCACCGTTCCCGCCGAACGGGCCGCCTCCACCAGCCGGCGCCGCTGGTCCTCGTCGGCGAGGGCGCCGGTCGGATTGTGGAAGTCGGCGACGACGTAGGCGATCCGGGGCGCGGCCTCCCGCAGGACCTGACGCCAGCGGTCCATGTCCCACCCGGCGAGCCCCTCGGCCATGGCCACGGGCACGAGGCGGGCGCCCGCCTCCCGCATCAGCTGGAGGATGTTGGCGTAGGACGGTGACTCGACGGCGACACGTTCGCCGCGGCCCGCGAAGAGGTGGCAGATGGCGTCGATGGCCCCCATGGCGCCCGTCGTCACCATGATCTGCTCCGGCATGGTCGGGATCCCGCGCGCGGTGTACCGCTCCGCGATCATCGCCCGCAGCGCGGGCAGTCCGGCCGGGTAGTCGCCGTGGGTGTGGGCGTACGGCGGGAGTTCCTCGAGCGCGCCCTGCACGGCACGGGTGAGCCACGGCTCAGGGGCCGGGAGCGCGGCACAGCCCAGGTCGATCATCGAGCCGAGTGCCTCCGGCGGCAGCGGTTCGAGCCCTCGTGCGGGCAGCGGGTTGCCGGCCGGCACAGCGGTCCAGCTGCCCGCCCCGCGCCGGGACTCCAGGAAGCCCTCGGTGCGCAGCGCCTCGTAGGCGGCGGCGACGGTGGTGCGGCTGACGGACAGGGACAGGGCCAGTTCACGCTCGGCGGGCAGCCGGGCGGCCACCGGGACGCGGCCTTCGAGCACCAGCAGCCGGATGCCGTCCGCGAGCGACCGGTAGGCGGGCGGGCGGCGAGTGCCCGGGCCCGCCGGGCGGTCCTGCTGGGAGTTGAGCAGCCGGGCTAGCTGGGCGGCCCCCACCGCCGAGGTCCACTGCGCCATGACTACCAGTCCACCTTCCCCGAATTGGCCATGGATGGCTTTCCCCACCAAGCCACATCGTGTCATGCGTCAGGCCACTACCACCACCGCAGGGGGCATGTCTTGTCCATCGACAGGTCCGATCCATCCATGAGGCACCGTCTCGGGCGGCGGCTGTTCCAGCTCTACGCAG encodes:
- a CDS encoding glycosyltransferase family 1 protein is translated as MRVVIVTESFPPDVNGVAHCALQTARHLVDRGHLPLVLAPATAPGVRADVLEAPCPVVRVPSLPLPGYPQVRVALPSRRIAAALTEHRADLVHLAGPFVLGVRGMAAAARLGIPAVAVYQTDLAGYARTYMGAGEAAAWRRIRSVHAAADRTLAPSTAALQDLEAHGVPRVRLWPRGVDTVRFRPDRRDEALRRELAPNGELIVGYVGRLAPEKQVELLAGVCGLEGVRVVVVGDGPSQDHLTGALPGAVFMGRRTGGELGRIFASLDVFVHTGPFETFCQTVQEAMASGLPVVAPAAGGPLDLVDHGRTGLLVPPRDAAAVRDAVWSLAADPAMRAAFGAAGRATVEGRTWAAVGDQLLGHYEDVLAARRTAVAA
- a CDS encoding ankyrin repeat domain-containing protein; amino-acid sequence: MSEAPDPEVVELATKIFDLARQGRTEALVAYVDAGVPADLTNDRGDCLVMLAAYHGHADAVRALLTRGADADRVNDRGQTPLAGAVFKGEQEVIKALMEGGADPSAGTPSAVDTARMFRRTELLELFGER
- a CDS encoding glycosyltransferase, which encodes MRTGPLTIVRLANFVAPASGGLRTALRELGKGFKAAGHEPVLIVPADRHTDRQTEQGRVITLPGPLLPGTGGYRVLTDKRRVAALLEELAPDRLEVSDRTTLRWTGRWARRARVPAVMVSHETADGVLRTWGLPENLSRRAADALNVRTAHTYARVVCTTEFAEREFVRIGARNVVRAPLGVDLVERHPALRDPGLRTRYARADEALLVMCSRLSVEKRPGHALDALEALLRRGRRAVLVVAGDGPLRSRLEQRARDRRLPVTFLGHVRDRGLLGALQAGADVCLAPGPAETFGLAALEAMACGTPVAASASSALPEVIGSAGATAADRGEAFADAVSELLERPERMRREAARARAECFGWSTSVAAFLAAHDAPVPSGRVVRSVPEGVA
- a CDS encoding HEAT repeat domain-containing protein, with product MFDPVIAPSGTLLGLLQRGRGDGTLHALTAPRAEALAALNQCVLHDPRHDWQVENRSLYYARLFLDLSGELDAIEAHLFDPEDALDTDESRTGLALAVLGHLASYGRRDALALLRRYAASGSNWAWALDELALRDDDAGLRALAVPVLARFSTDAEGEAGLAAAVRDAFEPRPWRLWAEDPRESIATRVRAAHEAGCFDRWQRQLSPSGPRPGWSVRAVFEWAQQGVERGAALHVPAARCLGAVAGTEDRPEIVQAARHGTDGARCTALRYLADSNDPDALDLIESAVSDGSAVVVEAAVDAFERMRSVAAVERARTWAHRPDPLGAAAGRTLACRGGTRDRDLVLAALREAVRGEGPDAPTLWTLVDGTGRLGITCAAPVLRHIYRETASSHLRGRAARALAATDPSFATGFAVECLWDCEETTRELAARHAETGDTRVVEQLRRLAADPAEEAEVQTAVRSRIGPDAPTA
- a CDS encoding allophanate hydrolase subunit 1 yields the protein MRALPVGDGALLVEVSSVEEAEALHAELLRRRAEGLLTVGEIVPAARTVLLDGLAEPGRVAAELAASEVPAVPPRGERVVELPVRYDGPDLDAVAAHWDVPAHQVPHIHAATEFRVAFCGFAPGFGYLTGLPARYHVPRRDTPRTAVPAGSVALAGAYTGVYPRSSPGGWQLIGTTDAVLWDHARVPAALLSPGTRVRFVPVAPGPAGAVGSAPAGPAARAGAA
- a CDS encoding PLP-dependent aminotransferase family protein, with translation MAQWTSAVGAAQLARLLNSQQDRPAGPGTRRPPAYRSLADGIRLLVLEGRVPVAARLPAERELALSLSVSRTTVAAAYEALRTEGFLESRRGAGSWTAVPAGNPLPARGLEPLPPEALGSMIDLGCAALPAPEPWLTRAVQGALEELPPYAHTHGDYPAGLPALRAMIAERYTARGIPTMPEQIMVTTGAMGAIDAICHLFAGRGERVAVESPSYANILQLMREAGARLVPVAMAEGLAGWDMDRWRQVLREAAPRIAYVVADFHNPTGALADEDQRRRLVEAARSAGTVLVADETMSELYLEPGLEMPRPVCGFDPAGSTVITVGSASKAFWAGMRIGWVRAAPDVVRSLVAARAYADLGTPVLEQLAVNWLFSTGGWERAVEIRRGQARDNRDALVAAVRRELPDWEFEVPRGGLTLWVRTGGLSGSRLAEAGERVGVRVPSGPRFGVDGAFEGYVRLPFTVGGAVAEEAATRLAAAARLVETGASAGVEPPRTFVA
- a CDS encoding SGNH/GDSL hydrolase family protein, with the translated sequence MRPVRFAALGDSLTEGVGDPVDGHWRGWAALLAGGLAEDLAAVEFSNLAVSGAQTRDVLERQTPAGLELRPDLVSVVVGVNDTLRCTFDIHAVAARLDHVYAAFTGQGAVLMTACLPDPGAMLGLPGALARPLARRQRAVNTVVHALSDRYGAVHLHADEDAWLTDRAMWSADRLHPGERGHRQLAVRFHALLAEEGLATGPAPSPGPEFPAPTRSAGLWWLATAGTGWVARRCTDLLPQLLTLAADEIRHRARGTSARLDLRAAAAASAALAALSVAEPQRRRTATKRTAVPGTACAADARSVVRTTPITG
- a CDS encoding biotin-dependent carboxyltransferase family protein, producing the protein MTDRALVVVRAGALTTVQDEGRPGHAHLGVPRSGALDAPAAALVNRLVGNTAASAVLETTLNGCAVRPRSAVTVAVGGAPCPVSVNGRPAAWGAPVRVPAGALLDVGATVAGVRSYIAVSGGIAVEPVLGSRSTDLLSGLGPAPLADGAVLPLGQPIAVHARVDGAPQPRPPAELVLRVTLGPRDDWFTPETVRVFTSRAYRVSSASNRIGLRTEGPALERAVPGELPSEGMVLGAVQVPPDGRPVVFLADHPTTGGYPVIGVVRTTDLASAAQAVPGTAVRFVAVRRR